In Mycteria americana isolate JAX WOST 10 ecotype Jacksonville Zoo and Gardens chromosome 3, USCA_MyAme_1.0, whole genome shotgun sequence, a single genomic region encodes these proteins:
- the GGPS1 gene encoding geranylgeranyl pyrophosphate synthase isoform X3, with amino-acid sequence MLHNASLLVDDIEDNSKLRRGFPVAHSIYGIPSVINCANYVYFLGLEKVLTLDHPDAVKVFTRQLLELHKGQGLDIYWRDTYTCPTEAEYKAMVLQKTGGLFGLAVGLMQLFSNYKKDLKPLLNTLGLFFQIRDDYANLHSKEYSENKSFCEDLTEGKFSFPTIHAIWSRPESTQVQNILRQRTENIDIKKYCVHYLENVGSFEYTRNTLKELESEAYKQIESLGGNPELVALVEQLSKMFKETEN; translated from the coding sequence ATGTTGCACAATGCAAGCCTGCTTGTGGATGATATTGAAGATAATTCAAAGCTACGACGGGGCTTTCCAGTGGCACATAGTATTTATGGAATTCCATCTGTAATCAACTGTGCTAATTATGTGTATTTCCTTGGCTTAGAGAAGGTTTTAACCCTTGATCATCCAGATGCTGTTAAAGTTTTTACCCGTCAACTTCTGGAACTCCATAAAGGTCAAGGCTTGGATATTTACTGGAGGGATACTTACACCTGTCCTACGGAAGCTGAATATAAAGCTATGGTACTGCAGAAGACAGGTGGTCTCTTTGGATTAGCTGTAGGCCTCATGCAGCTGTTCTCAAATTATAAAAAAGACTTAAAGCCACTTCTTAACACACTTGGCCTCTTCTTCCAAATAAGAGATGACTATGCCAACTTGCACTCCAAAGAATATAGTGAAAACAAGAGTTTTTGTGAAGATTTAACTGAGGGCAAGTTCTCATTCCCAACCATTCATGCAATTTGGTCAAGACCTGAAAGTACTCAGGTGCAAAACATTTTACGTCAAAGGACAGAGAAcatagatataaaaaaatactgcGTACATTACCTTGAAAATGTGGGTTCCTTTGAGTACACTCGGAATACATTGAAAGAGCTTGAATCTGAAGCCTATAAACAAATTGAATCACTTGGGGGAAACCCTGAGCTTGTAGCACTAGTTGAACAGCTGAGCAAAATgttcaaagaaactgaaaattaa
- the GGPS1 gene encoding geranylgeranyl pyrophosphate synthase isoform X1 has protein sequence MDGMDETSKRILEPYQYLLQLPGKQVRTKLSQAFNHWLNVPEDKIQVIIEVTEMLHNASLLVDDIEDNSKLRRGFPVAHSIYGIPSVINCANYVYFLGLEKVLTLDHPDAVKVFTRQLLELHKGQGLDIYWRDTYTCPTEAEYKAMVLQKTGGLFGLAVGLMQLFSNYKKDLKPLLNTLGLFFQIRDDYANLHSKEYSENKSFCEDLTEGKFSFPTIHAIWSRPESTQVQNILRQRTENIDIKKYCVHYLENVGSFEYTRNTLKELESEAYKQIESLGGNPELVALVEQLSKMFKETEN, from the exons GTAAGCAAGTGAGAACCAAACTGTCACAGGCCTTTAATCACTGGCTGAATGTTCCAGAAGATAAAATACAG GTTATCATTGAAGTGACAGAGATGTTGCACAATGCAAGCCTGCTTGTGGATGATATTGAAGATAATTCAAAGCTACGACGGGGCTTTCCAGTGGCACATAGTATTTATGGAATTCCATCTGTAATCAACTGTGCTAATTATGTGTATTTCCTTGGCTTAGAGAAGGTTTTAACCCTTGATCATCCAGATGCTGTTAAAGTTTTTACCCGTCAACTTCTGGAACTCCATAAAGGTCAAGGCTTGGATATTTACTGGAGGGATACTTACACCTGTCCTACGGAAGCTGAATATAAAGCTATGGTACTGCAGAAGACAGGTGGTCTCTTTGGATTAGCTGTAGGCCTCATGCAGCTGTTCTCAAATTATAAAAAAGACTTAAAGCCACTTCTTAACACACTTGGCCTCTTCTTCCAAATAAGAGATGACTATGCCAACTTGCACTCCAAAGAATATAGTGAAAACAAGAGTTTTTGTGAAGATTTAACTGAGGGCAAGTTCTCATTCCCAACCATTCATGCAATTTGGTCAAGACCTGAAAGTACTCAGGTGCAAAACATTTTACGTCAAAGGACAGAGAAcatagatataaaaaaatactgcGTACATTACCTTGAAAATGTGGGTTCCTTTGAGTACACTCGGAATACATTGAAAGAGCTTGAATCTGAAGCCTATAAACAAATTGAATCACTTGGGGGAAACCCTGAGCTTGTAGCACTAGTTGAACAGCTGAGCAAAATgttcaaagaaactgaaaattaa
- the GGPS1 gene encoding geranylgeranyl pyrophosphate synthase isoform X2, whose product MAYFRTVATMKRSMQVETLQGVIIEVTEMLHNASLLVDDIEDNSKLRRGFPVAHSIYGIPSVINCANYVYFLGLEKVLTLDHPDAVKVFTRQLLELHKGQGLDIYWRDTYTCPTEAEYKAMVLQKTGGLFGLAVGLMQLFSNYKKDLKPLLNTLGLFFQIRDDYANLHSKEYSENKSFCEDLTEGKFSFPTIHAIWSRPESTQVQNILRQRTENIDIKKYCVHYLENVGSFEYTRNTLKELESEAYKQIESLGGNPELVALVEQLSKMFKETEN is encoded by the exons ATGGCATATTTTAGAACTGTAGCAACAATGAAGAGGAGCATGCAAGTGGAAACACTTCAGGGA GTTATCATTGAAGTGACAGAGATGTTGCACAATGCAAGCCTGCTTGTGGATGATATTGAAGATAATTCAAAGCTACGACGGGGCTTTCCAGTGGCACATAGTATTTATGGAATTCCATCTGTAATCAACTGTGCTAATTATGTGTATTTCCTTGGCTTAGAGAAGGTTTTAACCCTTGATCATCCAGATGCTGTTAAAGTTTTTACCCGTCAACTTCTGGAACTCCATAAAGGTCAAGGCTTGGATATTTACTGGAGGGATACTTACACCTGTCCTACGGAAGCTGAATATAAAGCTATGGTACTGCAGAAGACAGGTGGTCTCTTTGGATTAGCTGTAGGCCTCATGCAGCTGTTCTCAAATTATAAAAAAGACTTAAAGCCACTTCTTAACACACTTGGCCTCTTCTTCCAAATAAGAGATGACTATGCCAACTTGCACTCCAAAGAATATAGTGAAAACAAGAGTTTTTGTGAAGATTTAACTGAGGGCAAGTTCTCATTCCCAACCATTCATGCAATTTGGTCAAGACCTGAAAGTACTCAGGTGCAAAACATTTTACGTCAAAGGACAGAGAAcatagatataaaaaaatactgcGTACATTACCTTGAAAATGTGGGTTCCTTTGAGTACACTCGGAATACATTGAAAGAGCTTGAATCTGAAGCCTATAAACAAATTGAATCACTTGGGGGAAACCCTGAGCTTGTAGCACTAGTTGAACAGCTGAGCAAAATgttcaaagaaactgaaaattaa